From one Bacteroides intestinalis DSM 17393 genomic stretch:
- a CDS encoding FimB/Mfa2 family fimbrial subunit, producing the protein MEGCARYELHVRAVDADGNDLTGSGALQKSDIYLFNEQGFVRMIPSDGFSDFYFGEDKGEHLTLVAWGNLKEDTLITTDIAPGTPLKDAKLQLRQYAHGTHLPLTDLFYCRREIGETETRSVEGADITLVMERMVAGLSIRTRYLSECYPYKGESYRFIVHCTSTEMDFTGEAAGSGAGYEPASVTDAEGDVYAPPFHIFPTGEGRPLEIDIYRKGEKLLTITEDNEFRPLYAPVGKQTNIDLDFRYAEVKVVVSVVPWGTVSQDVEM; encoded by the coding sequence ATGGAAGGTTGTGCCCGTTACGAACTTCATGTCCGCGCGGTGGATGCTGACGGGAACGACCTCACCGGAAGCGGGGCCTTGCAGAAATCGGATATCTACCTCTTTAATGAGCAGGGTTTCGTCAGGATGATTCCCTCCGATGGCTTTTCTGACTTTTATTTTGGAGAGGACAAAGGCGAACATCTCACGCTGGTAGCCTGGGGCAATCTGAAAGAAGATACCCTGATTACTACGGATATAGCGCCGGGAACCCCTCTGAAAGATGCGAAACTTCAACTCCGGCAATACGCTCACGGCACGCATCTCCCGCTAACGGATCTGTTCTATTGCCGCAGGGAAATAGGGGAGACGGAGACCCGTAGCGTGGAAGGTGCGGACATTACACTCGTAATGGAACGTATGGTGGCGGGTCTCAGCATACGCACGCGTTATCTTTCCGAGTGTTATCCTTACAAGGGTGAATCGTACCGCTTCATAGTGCACTGTACCAGTACGGAAATGGATTTCACGGGTGAGGCTGCCGGGAGCGGGGCCGGATATGAACCGGCTTCCGTTACCGACGCTGAAGGGGATGTCTATGCGCCGCCTTTCCATATCTTCCCTACCGGAGAGGGGAGGCCGTTGGAAATTGACATCTACCGGAAAGGGGAGAAACTGTTGACTATCACCGAAGACAATGAATTCCGTCCTTTGTATGCTCCTGTGGGTAAACAGACTAACATAGATCTTGACTTCCGCTATGCGGAGGTGAAGGTCGTTGTGAGTGTGGTTCCCTGGGGTACGGTCAGTCAGGATGTGGAAATGTAA